Genomic DNA from Etheostoma cragini isolate CJK2018 chromosome 7, CSU_Ecrag_1.0, whole genome shotgun sequence:
GTCCTGTTTGCACGGCCTGCAGGTTCTTATGACGCACCAATGACAGAGCGATCTCCGCGTTCCACGCCGTGCCGTCCTGCGTACACCTAAAGTCAATCTCCTTTCCCGTAGCCATGACCACGGTGAAGTACACCAGCCCTCGCTTGTACTCCACGCAGTCCACCGTGGCCATGCGCTCAAAGCGGAGCTCCTTTGCCTTGGAGCCACCGCCTCTGCAGTTGTGAAGGCGCAGCCCTTCCTCTGTCAGCACGCAGCGCTTCTTCTTCCACAGCTGGAGGAGCCCGCTGCTGCGCTTCTCTAGCAGCCCGTCTCTGATCACTTTAGCCGGGAAAGACATGGCCACATTGAGCCAAAGTCAGAGCAAAACAAATAGAGAGTCTTCTTCAACAGTGATGGACTACGCTTCGAAATGAATCCATTAAATACAGATCTCATATGTTATTGTGTCGGAATCAAGTCCCTCAGGAAAACATACTACAAGACAACACTCTCTGCGTATAAATCAAATACATGCGCTAATGACCGTACTCCGTTGAGGTTGCTACAGTAGGCTGGTGTCCCTGGATATGTTTGAACATGCCCGGCTCCTCTGTGGACCTTCCACGCCTCCTGATGACGGCAGGCGGAGATCCGGGCTGTTAATGAAATCcctgtctgatttttttttagcaccgTGTGTTGTGATGTTTGTTAACAGAAATATGCAGCCCTCCCATTTAGGTCACATTAGGctataaaagtaaatgtatttagtggAAAGAAGTCAGATGTTGTTGGCTAATATGCCAATGTGAGaaacgacaacaacaaaaacaacaacaacaacgtttCAGagcaattcaatttattatttttttatacattttatagcTTACACATgttcctttaaaatgtaaatatcctGAAATAATAGTAGGCATGTTGAAACCAATGACAGACTTGATTTTAATGATTGAAGTTAAACAAAGCTGGGAAACATTATGCACAATGTTCATAACAAACAAGACTAGCTTTTTAATGAGGTTTCACTTTGGCTAAGACAGCAGGAGAGGGAAGCTGTAGCCCAATTCCCTAACTTTACATGATAGCCTATTATCATCACTGTGATGTGTCACCGCGATGTTATGAAAGGAACTGATACAATGAACATTGCGACATTTCTTGAAACTCACACACAGAAGTCCACTTCCCTACAGGTTCACTCAGCTGTTCTTATGTAATTTATGCACCAATTAAGAAAAATTGGCACCAAACtctttcaactttatttaatGACATGCCGTTTGGAAAGCATAACAAGAAAAGCAGCATTTACTATATTAAATAGAATACTGTTTAATGATACTGAGAATAACGtaagagggaaaacaaaaaacagtaaaagcaaTGCAATTCATCTTTAAAGTGGTAAAAACATAAATAGGGCCTAAAGTTTAAGTATTATGTATGGATTATGTATTACGATTTACTGTAACAGCAATAGTTATGATCTTTGGTCCAAAGAGGACGAAAGGGTGTTATATTTCTCACTGTACAATCTTATAATGCAGTTTTTTAGGTGCATGTTTATTGGCAACAGTCTGCCctctgcaggaaaaacacagtAGTGCAGCTTTCTGGAAACCAGTCAACGGAAATCTCGAAATCTCAGTGGTCTCTACCAAGTTACTTGGTATGCGACAGCGCCCCGGCTCCCAATCCGTACCCAAATCCCTTGGGACCAAACTGTTTGCCGTAGCAACCTGTTGAAAATAAAggtaatgtcaaaaaaactccacattatgatatattatttaGTTAACCCCACTTGCAGCCTCGCATGCATTCGAGTCAAAGCTAGCTTAAACTTAGCAACGTCAAAAGCATTAACGTTAGCCCCATTAAGGACATCAGAAGGGGCGAAACGGACTCACTTCGAGATATTGTGTTTGAgcattgtgtgtctttttaggCAGACTACAAAGAAGCTATCTGTACGACTACTAGAAACTATGAAGATTTAACTCGCTGCTGGATAATACCTGTACAATTAATAATGCTTAGTGTGACCTTAAAGTTCTGAGGTTGGTTACGGTCCGACGTTAGCTAATCGTTTACCTTCAAGAGCAACGTGGGAAGCAGGTTAAACAAATGTGTCAATATGCAGAGAACGGCATATTTCAATATCCACATGCCCAGAAGAGTGTTTGAGGATTCTTGAAATAGGCCTTGTCCACAGCCGACAGTTTTGACTTATCAAAGCAGGAAGCCTCTCCAGTGAGCCATCATGCACAATTCTAAACCCTGGAACCGGGTGGAGGACAGCCATCATTAATGATATGATTAATTGCACCTGTTCTTTTCTTGCTTACTATTTTGTTGTTTCACATGCTAAGTTTTGCTTTGGAAATCAAGGAGTGACATGTGCTGTGATGACAAATGCAGTATGGGGctcaaaaaataactttatttttaggCTATATTGCTTTTCAAAACCAAGTTAA
This window encodes:
- the phlda3 gene encoding pleckstrin homology-like domain family A member 3, whose product is MSFPAKVIRDGLLEKRSSGLLQLWKKKRCVLTEEGLRLHNCRGGGSKAKELRFERMATVDCVEYKRGLVYFTVVMATGKEIDFRCTQDGTAWNAEIALSLVRHKNLQAVQTGRNRHLSTAQLGSTGEDEEL